A region from the Gossypium hirsutum isolate 1008001.06 chromosome A08, Gossypium_hirsutum_v2.1, whole genome shotgun sequence genome encodes:
- the LOC107936674 gene encoding protein LEAD-SENSITIVE 1 isoform X3 produces MGLLTNRVERNEIKPGDHIYTYRAVFAYSHHDPTFPQSTCPTFPDCGFRQPNSGVVLSCLDCFLRNGSLYCFEYGVTPSVFLAKVRGGTCTTAASDPLETVIHRAMYLLQNGFGNYDIFENNCEDFALYCKTGLLILDNLGIGRSGQASSVIGAPLAALLSSPLKLLMPSPIGVATVTAGMYCMTRYATDIGIRTDVIKVAVEDLAVNLGWAGRPDEAAEENEASNRQVVAL; encoded by the exons ATGGGTCTTCTTACAAATAGAGTTGAGAGGAATGAGATCAAACCAGGAGATCATATTTACACTTACAGAGCTGTTTTCGCTTACTCTCATCATG ATCCGACATTCCCTCAATCAACTTGTCCAACTTTCCCTGATTGCGGCTTCCGGCAGCCAAACAGTGGGGTAGTACTCTCATGCCTGGATTGTTTCCTTCGAAATGGATCTCTCTACTGTTTTGAATACGGGGTGACCCCATCCGTTTTCCTTGCCAAAGTGCGAGGAGGCACATGCACCACTGCAGCCTCTGATCCTCTTGAAACAGTTATCCACCGGGCAATGTATCTTCTTCAAAACGGGTTTGGAAACTATGACATATTCGAGAATAACTGCGAGGATTTTGCTCTGTATTGCAAAACTGGTCTTCTGATTCTAGACAATCTAGGAATTGGAAGAAGTGGTCAGGCCTCTTCCGTGATAGGTGCCCCATTGGCTGCGCTTCTTTCTTCCCCGCTAAAGCTTTTGATGCCAAGTCCTATAGGCGTGGCAACAGTTACAGCCGGAATGTACTGTATGACCCGATATGCAACTGATATAGGCATTCGAACTGATGTGATCAAGGTGGCGGTTGAGGACTTGGCCGTGAACCTAGGCTGGGCAGGGCGTCCTGATGAAGCAGCTGAAGAAAATGAGGCTTCTAACAGACAAGTTGTGGCATTGTGA
- the LOC107936674 gene encoding protein LEAD-SENSITIVE 1 isoform X2, with the protein MSNHVGIFVGGSKVVHFRPERNLDSSIDTSSNLLDPTFPQSTCPTFPDCGFRQPNSGVVLSCLDCFLRNGSLYCFEYGVTPSVFLAKVRGGTCTTAASDPLETVIHRAMYLLQNGFGNYDIFENNCEDFALYCKTGLLILDNLGIGRSGQASSVIGAPLAALLSSPLKLLMPSPIGVATVTAGMYCMTRYATDIGIRTDVIKVAVEDLAVNLGWAGRPDEAAEENEASNRQVVAL; encoded by the coding sequence ATGTCAAATCATGTAGGTATCTTTGTTGGTGGAAGCAAGGTGGTTCATTTTAGACCTGAACGTAACTTGGATTCCAGCATTGATACATCTTCTAATCTATTAGATCCGACATTCCCTCAATCAACTTGTCCAACTTTCCCTGATTGCGGCTTCCGGCAGCCAAACAGTGGGGTAGTACTCTCATGCCTGGATTGTTTCCTTCGAAATGGATCTCTCTACTGTTTTGAATACGGGGTGACCCCATCCGTTTTCCTTGCCAAAGTGCGAGGAGGCACATGCACCACTGCAGCCTCTGATCCTCTTGAAACAGTTATCCACCGGGCAATGTATCTTCTTCAAAACGGGTTTGGAAACTATGACATATTCGAGAATAACTGCGAGGATTTTGCTCTGTATTGCAAAACTGGTCTTCTGATTCTAGACAATCTAGGAATTGGAAGAAGTGGTCAGGCCTCTTCCGTGATAGGTGCCCCATTGGCTGCGCTTCTTTCTTCCCCGCTAAAGCTTTTGATGCCAAGTCCTATAGGCGTGGCAACAGTTACAGCCGGAATGTACTGTATGACCCGATATGCAACTGATATAGGCATTCGAACTGATGTGATCAAGGTGGCGGTTGAGGACTTGGCCGTGAACCTAGGCTGGGCAGGGCGTCCTGATGAAGCAGCTGAAGAAAATGAGGCTTCTAACAGACAAGTTGTGGCATTGTGA
- the LOC107936674 gene encoding protein LEAD-SENSITIVE 1 isoform X1 gives MGLLTNRVERNEIKPGDHIYTYRAVFAYSHHGIFVGGSKVVHFRPERNLDSSIDTSSNLLDPTFPQSTCPTFPDCGFRQPNSGVVLSCLDCFLRNGSLYCFEYGVTPSVFLAKVRGGTCTTAASDPLETVIHRAMYLLQNGFGNYDIFENNCEDFALYCKTGLLILDNLGIGRSGQASSVIGAPLAALLSSPLKLLMPSPIGVATVTAGMYCMTRYATDIGIRTDVIKVAVEDLAVNLGWAGRPDEAAEENEASNRQVVAL, from the exons ATGGGTCTTCTTACAAATAGAGTTGAGAGGAATGAGATCAAACCAGGAGATCATATTTACACTTACAGAGCTGTTTTCGCTTACTCTCATCATG GTATCTTTGTTGGTGGAAGCAAGGTGGTTCATTTTAGACCTGAACGTAACTTGGATTCCAGCATTGATACATCTTCTAATCTATTAGATCCGACATTCCCTCAATCAACTTGTCCAACTTTCCCTGATTGCGGCTTCCGGCAGCCAAACAGTGGGGTAGTACTCTCATGCCTGGATTGTTTCCTTCGAAATGGATCTCTCTACTGTTTTGAATACGGGGTGACCCCATCCGTTTTCCTTGCCAAAGTGCGAGGAGGCACATGCACCACTGCAGCCTCTGATCCTCTTGAAACAGTTATCCACCGGGCAATGTATCTTCTTCAAAACGGGTTTGGAAACTATGACATATTCGAGAATAACTGCGAGGATTTTGCTCTGTATTGCAAAACTGGTCTTCTGATTCTAGACAATCTAGGAATTGGAAGAAGTGGTCAGGCCTCTTCCGTGATAGGTGCCCCATTGGCTGCGCTTCTTTCTTCCCCGCTAAAGCTTTTGATGCCAAGTCCTATAGGCGTGGCAACAGTTACAGCCGGAATGTACTGTATGACCCGATATGCAACTGATATAGGCATTCGAACTGATGTGATCAAGGTGGCGGTTGAGGACTTGGCCGTGAACCTAGGCTGGGCAGGGCGTCCTGATGAAGCAGCTGAAGAAAATGAGGCTTCTAACAGACAAGTTGTGGCATTGTGA